Proteins found in one Oribacterium sp. oral taxon 102 genomic segment:
- a CDS encoding type IV pilus twitching motility protein PilT: MRIEELVRTAAGLGASDIHIVAGLPPKMRRNGRIQAISAQPLSREDCAGLARELAGEAFESVAEIGELDRGATIAGTRVRVNLFRQQGSFSAALRILSEKIPPLESLRLPPAALRFPEFRQGIVLVTGETGSGKSTTLAAILQRINESRQEHILTLEDPIEYVYTPAESIVNQRQIGTDTRSYADGLRAALREDPDVLLIGEMRDFETIETALTAAETGHLVFATLHTNSAVDAVDRIVGVFPEARQPQIRLQLSTTLRAVLSQQLLPELRGQGRVLAAELLMMNPALANLIREGKTPQMYSFLLSGAKDGSVTMDNCLLELLRSRRISSDTALAACFDRESLRKRML; this comes from the coding sequence ATGAGGATAGAGGAACTGGTACGGACAGCCGCGGGGCTTGGCGCGAGCGACATTCATATCGTAGCGGGGCTGCCGCCCAAGATGCGGCGCAACGGCCGCATACAGGCGATTTCGGCGCAGCCGCTCTCTCGAGAGGACTGCGCCGGACTCGCGAGGGAGCTTGCCGGAGAAGCGTTCGAAAGCGTAGCGGAGATCGGAGAGCTGGATCGCGGGGCAACGATCGCCGGCACGCGGGTTCGCGTCAATCTATTTCGTCAGCAGGGAAGCTTCTCTGCCGCGCTGCGCATTCTCTCGGAGAAGATTCCGCCGCTGGAGAGTCTGAGGCTGCCGCCTGCAGCGCTCCGCTTCCCGGAGTTCCGGCAGGGGATCGTGCTTGTGACGGGAGAGACCGGCTCCGGCAAGTCCACGACGCTTGCCGCGATTCTGCAAAGGATCAATGAGAGCCGGCAGGAACATATCCTGACGCTGGAGGATCCCATAGAGTATGTTTATACGCCGGCGGAGAGCATCGTCAATCAGCGACAGATCGGGACGGATACGAGAAGCTACGCGGACGGGCTTCGTGCTGCGCTCCGGGAGGATCCGGACGTGCTCCTGATCGGAGAGATGCGGGACTTTGAGACGATAGAGACAGCGTTGACGGCAGCGGAGACGGGGCATCTCGTATTCGCGACCCTGCATACGAATTCCGCAGTGGACGCAGTGGATCGTATCGTCGGGGTTTTCCCGGAGGCGAGACAGCCGCAGATCCGGCTCCAGCTCTCAACCACGCTCCGGGCGGTGCTGTCACAGCAGCTCCTGCCGGAGCTGAGGGGGCAGGGCAGGGTGCTGGCAGCGGAGCTTCTGATGATGAATCCGGCGCTTGCGAATCTGATCCGCGAGGGGAAAACACCGCAGATGTACTCTTTCCTGCTCTCCGGCGCAAAGGATGGCTCTGTCACGATGGACAATTGCCTTCTGGAGCTTTTGCGAAGCAGGAGGATTTCCTCGGATACCGCGCTTGCCGCATGCTTCGACAGGGAATCCCTTCGAAAGAGGATGCTGTAG
- a CDS encoding type II secretion system F family protein has translation MTTYSYRAISREGVEIRGVVQAADEFAAAGQIRERCPIITSLKPVQTGKLPALLSMELGSRRVKMKPLALLCSQFAITLRSGMPVGRAMEMIARQTEDRKLRRVLSEAAEDIRAGSTVASALRKFEGVFPETFIETISAGEHAGTLDESFRKLHSYYEKGYRTSEKIRSAMTYPSFVILVAIVVLIIVMAKVVPALTQTFAALGGELPMITRLMIASSAFFADWWIFLLFLLLLFVTAWKLYTRTERGRRLAGRLQLLLPVIGRINLMNGAAQFANTLSVMLGAGLTINNAVTATAKTLDNDILAEEVLGMTAKIEEGHPIGECIRQSAYFPDTLKEMCAVGEETGDLDRTLEVVGSYFSNEADFLTQQALARLEPTLLILLALFAGFIVFSIYLPMFTMYDLM, from the coding sequence GTGACGACCTATTCCTACAGAGCGATATCGAGAGAGGGCGTGGAGATCCGCGGTGTCGTGCAGGCAGCGGACGAGTTCGCGGCAGCCGGCCAGATCAGGGAGCGATGCCCGATCATTACGAGCCTGAAACCTGTGCAGACGGGGAAACTGCCTGCCCTTCTCAGCATGGAGCTCGGGAGTCGTCGAGTGAAAATGAAGCCGCTGGCGCTGCTCTGCTCGCAGTTCGCGATTACGCTTCGCTCCGGGATGCCGGTAGGACGTGCCATGGAAATGATCGCACGACAGACAGAGGACAGGAAGCTCCGCAGGGTTCTCTCCGAGGCAGCGGAGGATATACGGGCGGGAAGCACCGTCGCCAGCGCGCTGCGGAAATTTGAGGGTGTTTTCCCGGAAACCTTCATAGAGACGATCAGCGCCGGAGAGCATGCCGGTACGCTGGACGAGTCCTTCCGGAAGCTGCACAGCTACTATGAGAAGGGCTATAGGACGAGCGAGAAGATCCGTAGCGCGATGACCTACCCTTCCTTTGTCATCCTCGTAGCGATTGTTGTGCTGATCATTGTGATGGCGAAGGTAGTCCCTGCGCTGACGCAGACCTTCGCGGCGCTGGGCGGGGAGCTGCCGATGATTACGAGACTCATGATCGCGAGCTCCGCATTCTTTGCGGACTGGTGGATCTTTCTGCTGTTTCTGCTGCTGCTCTTTGTCACGGCATGGAAGCTCTATACGCGGACGGAGCGCGGCAGGAGGCTTGCGGGGAGGCTGCAGCTTCTGCTGCCGGTGATCGGGAGGATCAATCTGATGAACGGTGCGGCGCAGTTCGCGAATACGCTCTCCGTCATGCTCGGCGCGGGGCTGACGATCAACAATGCGGTGACGGCGACGGCGAAGACGCTTGATAACGACATCCTTGCGGAGGAGGTTCTCGGCATGACGGCGAAGATCGAGGAGGGACATCCGATCGGTGAATGCATCCGTCAGTCAGCGTATTTTCCGGACACACTGAAGGAGATGTGCGCGGTAGGAGAAGAGACCGGAGATCTCGATCGGACGCTGGAGGTCGTCGGCTCCTACTTTTCGAATGAGGCGGATTTTCTGACGCAGCAGGCGCTGGCGAGGCTGGAGCCGACGCTGCTCATTCTGCTCGCGCTCTTCGCGGGCTTCATTGTCTTCTCGATCTATCTGCCGATGTTTACCATGTATGATTTAATGTAA
- a CDS encoding MBL fold metallo-hydrolase yields MKITMLGTGNALVTEVFNTCYLLIEEERPAEERYFLVDAGGGAQIFAQFKRAGIDWTKIHELFLTHRHIDHFTGMIWMVRRIAQGMKSGKYTGDANIYGHAEVIGQLETVCRILLDPGQLRYLGERIHLTAVSDGESREINGKRFTFFDIGSTKAKQFGYQMYLPDGRKLCCCGEEPYNAERERQYAEHSDWLLHEAFCLYAERERFHPYEKHHSTVRDAAELAEGLGVKNLLLYHTEDSNILRRRALYTAEAEKYFRGRVYVPEDLETIAL; encoded by the coding sequence ATGAAAATCACCATGCTGGGTACCGGCAATGCGCTGGTTACGGAGGTTTTCAATACCTGCTATCTGCTGATCGAAGAAGAACGTCCGGCGGAGGAGCGGTATTTTCTCGTGGATGCGGGCGGCGGCGCGCAGATTTTCGCCCAGTTTAAGAGGGCGGGCATAGACTGGACAAAAATACATGAGCTCTTTCTGACCCATCGGCACATCGACCATTTTACCGGCATGATCTGGATGGTGCGGCGGATTGCACAGGGCATGAAGTCCGGGAAATATACGGGAGATGCGAATATCTACGGGCATGCCGAGGTCATCGGACAGCTCGAGACGGTCTGCCGCATCCTGCTCGATCCGGGACAGCTCCGCTATCTCGGGGAGCGGATCCATCTGACTGCCGTCTCGGATGGGGAGAGCCGGGAGATCAACGGAAAGCGCTTCACCTTCTTCGACATCGGCTCGACGAAAGCGAAGCAGTTCGGCTATCAGATGTATCTCCCGGATGGGAGGAAGCTCTGCTGCTGCGGAGAGGAGCCGTACAATGCGGAGCGGGAGCGGCAGTATGCCGAGCACAGTGACTGGCTGCTTCATGAGGCGTTCTGCCTCTATGCGGAGCGGGAGCGCTTCCATCCCTACGAGAAGCATCATTCCACCGTTCGGGACGCGGCGGAGCTTGCGGAGGGACTCGGCGTGAAGAATCTGCTGCTCTATCACACGGAGGACAGCAATATTCTCCGGCGAAGGGCGCTCTATACAGCGGAGGCGGAGAAATACTTCCGGGGCAGGGTCTATGTGCCGGAGGATCTGGAGACGATCGCGCTGTAG
- a CDS encoding exonuclease SbcCD subunit D, with the protein MKFFHLSDLHIGLKLLNQDLREEQAEVFRQIVSAARTEQPDAVVIAGDIYDKAIPSAEAVSLFDRLITGLRAAAPEAELLLISGNHDSAARVNVFRSVLAGQRIHMIGEPPQREGERIERLTLRDRFGPVNFYLLPFVKPSMVKAITGVDADGSNLSYDAALHRLIEREELVQTERNVLVSHQFYLPPGKDAGAVERMDSELCTVGNIDAVRADILERFDYAALGHIHKPMKVGSETCRYCGTPLACSVSEAGQEKAILSVELLEKGVCRVRPIPLLPRRALRVLRGELRELLHEGTEDYVSIILTDRADLDVFDMQDRLRAAFPNLLEIRRESVRGADYTADIAPDRDMDSFSLCESFLGGLEQEEAALLREIINTVEAGE; encoded by the coding sequence ATGAAATTTTTCCATCTGTCGGATCTGCATATCGGGCTGAAGCTGCTGAATCAGGATCTCCGGGAGGAGCAGGCAGAGGTCTTCCGGCAGATTGTATCGGCGGCGCGGACGGAGCAGCCGGACGCGGTCGTCATTGCAGGAGACATCTACGATAAGGCAATCCCCTCGGCGGAGGCGGTATCGCTCTTCGACCGCCTCATCACCGGGCTTCGGGCAGCTGCGCCGGAGGCGGAGCTGCTTCTGATCAGCGGAAACCACGACAGCGCCGCACGCGTCAATGTCTTTCGTTCCGTGCTCGCCGGACAGCGGATACACATGATCGGGGAGCCGCCGCAGCGGGAGGGAGAGCGGATTGAGAGGCTTACGCTGAGAGACCGCTTCGGACCGGTGAACTTCTATCTGCTTCCCTTCGTGAAGCCCTCCATGGTGAAGGCGATTACCGGGGTGGATGCGGACGGCAGCAACCTGTCCTATGATGCTGCGCTGCACCGGCTGATCGAGAGGGAGGAGCTCGTGCAGACAGAGCGGAATGTTCTCGTGAGCCACCAGTTCTATCTGCCGCCCGGGAAGGATGCCGGGGCGGTGGAACGGATGGATTCCGAGCTTTGCACGGTCGGGAATATCGACGCTGTGCGGGCGGATATTCTGGAACGCTTCGACTATGCGGCGCTCGGACATATCCATAAGCCAATGAAGGTCGGGAGCGAAACCTGCCGCTACTGCGGAACGCCGCTCGCCTGTTCCGTCAGCGAAGCGGGACAGGAGAAGGCGATCCTTTCTGTGGAGCTTCTGGAGAAGGGCGTGTGCCGCGTTCGCCCGATCCCGCTTCTGCCGCGCAGGGCGCTTCGGGTACTGCGCGGCGAGCTGCGGGAGCTTCTCCACGAGGGAACGGAGGACTATGTCAGCATTATCCTCACGGACAGAGCGGATCTGGATGTCTTCGATATGCAGGATCGCCTCCGCGCCGCCTTCCCGAATCTGCTGGAGATCCGGCGGGAGAGCGTCCGCGGCGCGGACTATACGGCGGACATTGCGCCAGACAGGGACATGGACAGCTTTTCCCTCTGTGAGAGCTTCCTCGGAGGACTGGAGCAGGAGGAAGCGGCGCTGCTCAGGGAGATTATCAATACGGTGGAGGCGGGAGAATGA
- a CDS encoding AAA family ATPase produces the protein MRPVRLTMQAFGSYGQRTAIDFTEPRQQLFLISGDTGAGKTTIFDAIVFALYGEASSESNKKDGAELQSQFCGYATTPFAELSFREWNGGIEEEYTVRRTPRHLRPLKKGSGFTEEKESVSLTLPDGREYSQNTRETDRKLIEIIGLTKPQFMQLSMIAQGEFMELLRARSEDKKLIFRKLFRTGMYQSVVEELANRRREGLAALTELANRCVEELAQLVIPEDYAHAAALSEQKNRVQRSERLNVAEMEELLSQLREEKLWLSEERLRADAAEQSAAERRDRTRDSLTRAEALLSAYTKLQQAEQELSAHSVREAEFAEKTERMRELRQAYELLPLSERAEDAARELQESTAGIAAEEGALPLLREETEVRSREERTMQATAAERGEAYTKCRESVLQELERIRRRQAAEAERIERERSRDEAAKQAAAAKAALQHSSEQERKLREEAEQLSDAELRLERWQRSRESLGELEAEEQALRSLFQICEEGKARLTELQRQYAAARTAFFSASKEQLAVQTAFLDEQAGFLAREKLREGQPCPVCGALEHPQPAQLSARHEEVSREKVAALTERCSTLRSRQETLAKETGALGELTRERETQLLEREARLRERLQRLFPEESLAEAAFPVLSALLGRERDRLRESGAKIQADAVRLRQIQETLSHMEEQRGRLSETVERTAERLRHKETALTETETRLTSLREQTVFPTEEAARQAHDSALRAKKQAEARCQDARRRLDESRAEQERCETRLRQYRERLPRQQEVLDMRREAYLAGLSRIRMTEERQRELCRRYEEADIERLRQEITEHKELLLSVRTRISACRETIAGQPRPDAEELSEAAMEAEHDLIARKREAEARRAALRSAEQVYSVLLPRMETREKLLREYTRLDSLYNRLAGKVSGSRMDIETFVQRYYLRRILHAANRRFLEMSGGQFELRMTGEEQAGEGKNRGLDLMVYSTVTGREREVRTLSGGESFMAALALALGMGDQIQQSSAAIHLDMMFIDEGFGSLDERSRDQAVRVLKRMAGGSKLIGIISHVTELKQEIDDQLLVTKTDDGSHAVWRIS, from the coding sequence ATGAGGCCGGTCAGACTTACCATGCAGGCGTTCGGCTCCTACGGGCAGCGGACGGCGATCGATTTCACAGAGCCGCGGCAGCAGCTTTTCCTGATCAGCGGAGATACCGGAGCCGGTAAAACGACGATCTTCGATGCGATTGTCTTCGCCCTGTACGGAGAGGCGAGCTCTGAAAGCAATAAGAAGGACGGGGCAGAGCTGCAGAGTCAGTTCTGCGGCTATGCGACGACACCCTTTGCAGAGCTTTCCTTCCGGGAATGGAACGGCGGTATCGAGGAGGAGTACACGGTTCGCCGAACACCGCGGCACCTCCGTCCGCTGAAAAAGGGCAGCGGCTTTACGGAGGAGAAGGAGAGCGTGTCGCTCACACTCCCGGATGGGCGGGAATATTCGCAGAATACCAGAGAGACGGATCGGAAGCTTATAGAGATCATAGGGCTGACGAAGCCGCAGTTCATGCAGCTTTCCATGATCGCGCAGGGCGAGTTCATGGAACTGCTTCGCGCGCGCTCTGAGGATAAGAAGCTCATTTTCCGGAAGCTCTTCCGCACAGGGATGTATCAGAGTGTCGTGGAGGAGCTGGCGAACCGGAGACGGGAGGGGCTTGCCGCGCTTACGGAGCTGGCGAACCGCTGTGTGGAGGAGCTTGCACAGCTCGTGATTCCGGAGGACTATGCGCATGCTGCGGCGCTCTCGGAGCAGAAAAACCGTGTGCAGCGCAGCGAGCGGCTGAATGTCGCGGAGATGGAGGAACTGCTCTCGCAGCTTCGGGAGGAAAAGCTGTGGCTCTCTGAGGAGAGGCTGCGTGCGGACGCGGCGGAGCAGAGCGCGGCAGAGCGCCGGGATCGGACGCGGGACAGCCTGACCCGGGCAGAGGCGCTCCTGTCGGCATACACGAAGCTTCAGCAGGCGGAGCAGGAGCTTTCTGCGCATTCCGTGCGCGAGGCGGAGTTTGCAGAGAAGACGGAAAGGATGCGGGAGCTTCGGCAGGCGTACGAGCTGCTGCCGCTTTCGGAACGGGCGGAGGATGCCGCCCGGGAGCTTCAGGAGAGTACGGCGGGAATCGCGGCGGAGGAAGGCGCGCTGCCCCTGCTCCGGGAGGAGACGGAAGTGCGCAGCCGAGAGGAGCGGACGATGCAGGCGACCGCCGCGGAACGCGGCGAGGCATATACGAAGTGCAGGGAAAGTGTGCTGCAGGAGCTGGAGCGGATTCGGCGGCGGCAGGCGGCAGAGGCGGAGCGGATAGAGCGGGAGAGGAGCCGGGATGAGGCAGCGAAGCAGGCGGCAGCGGCAAAGGCAGCACTGCAGCATTCTTCAGAGCAGGAACGGAAGCTCCGGGAGGAGGCGGAGCAGCTTTCGGATGCAGAGCTCCGGCTGGAGCGCTGGCAGAGGAGCCGGGAGAGCCTCGGAGAGCTGGAAGCCGAGGAGCAGGCGCTCCGGTCGCTTTTTCAAATCTGCGAGGAGGGGAAGGCAAGGCTTACGGAGCTGCAGCGGCAGTATGCGGCGGCACGGACTGCCTTTTTCTCGGCTTCGAAGGAGCAGCTTGCCGTGCAGACTGCCTTTCTGGATGAACAGGCGGGCTTTCTCGCGCGGGAAAAGCTGCGGGAGGGACAGCCCTGTCCGGTTTGCGGCGCGCTGGAGCACCCGCAGCCGGCACAGCTTTCCGCGCGGCACGAGGAGGTGAGCCGGGAGAAAGTTGCAGCACTTACGGAGCGATGCAGTACGCTCCGCAGCCGGCAGGAAACGCTTGCCAAAGAAACGGGCGCGCTCGGAGAGCTGACGAGGGAACGGGAGACGCAGCTTCTGGAGCGGGAGGCGCGCCTCCGGGAGAGGCTGCAGCGGCTATTTCCGGAAGAAAGCCTTGCGGAGGCGGCATTTCCTGTGCTTTCTGCACTTCTCGGGAGGGAACGGGACAGACTCCGGGAGAGCGGCGCGAAGATTCAGGCGGACGCGGTGCGGCTCCGGCAGATACAGGAGACGCTTTCGCATATGGAGGAGCAGAGAGGCAGGCTGAGTGAGACAGTCGAGCGCACGGCAGAGCGTCTCCGGCACAAAGAGACGGCGCTGACAGAGACGGAAACGAGACTTACGTCGCTGCGAGAGCAGACAGTCTTTCCGACAGAGGAGGCGGCGAGGCAGGCGCACGACAGCGCGCTTCGCGCGAAGAAGCAGGCGGAGGCGCGCTGTCAGGATGCGCGGCGGAGACTGGATGAGAGCCGTGCGGAGCAGGAACGCTGTGAGACGAGACTCCGGCAGTACCGGGAACGGCTGCCCCGACAGCAGGAGGTGCTGGATATGCGGCGGGAGGCATATCTCGCGGGTCTTTCCCGCATCCGTATGACGGAGGAACGGCAGAGAGAGCTTTGCCGTCGCTATGAGGAGGCGGATATAGAGCGACTCCGGCAGGAGATAACAGAGCATAAGGAGCTACTGCTCTCTGTCAGGACGAGAATTAGTGCCTGCCGGGAAACAATCGCGGGACAGCCGAGACCGGATGCAGAGGAGCTGTCGGAGGCGGCTATGGAAGCGGAGCATGATCTCATTGCAAGGAAGAGAGAGGCGGAGGCTCGTAGAGCAGCGCTCCGTTCGGCGGAGCAGGTGTACAGCGTGCTTCTGCCCCGTATGGAGACGCGCGAGAAGCTTCTCCGGGAATACACGCGGCTGGATAGCCTCTATAATCGTCTCGCCGGGAAGGTCAGCGGCTCCCGCATGGATATCGAGACCTTCGTCCAGCGGTATTACCTGAGACGGATTCTCCATGCGGCGAATCGCCGATTCCTGGAGATGTCGGGCGGACAGTTCGAGCTTCGGATGACCGGAGAGGAACAGGCTGGCGAGGGGAAAAACAGAGGGCTTGACCTGATGGTATACTCTACCGTGACCGGAAGAGAGCGGGAGGTACGGACGCTTTCCGGAGGAGAGTCCTTTATGGCGGCGCTGGCGCTGGCGCTCGGAATGGGAGACCAGATCCAGCAGAGCTCCGCGGCGATCCACCTCGATATGATGTTCATTGACGAGGGCTTCGGCTCATTGGATGAGCGTTCCCGCGATCAGGCGGTACGCGTTCTCAAGCGCATGGCAGGCGGCTCGAAGCTGATCGGCATCATCTCTCATGTGACGGAGCTGAAGCAGGAGATCGATGACCAGCTGCTGGTGACGAAGACGGACGACGGCAGTCATGCGGTCTGGAGAATATCATAA
- a CDS encoding energy-coupled thiamine transporter ThiT, with protein sequence MSKNVKPLVYSAVCIALSVAAGSLSLFSLPNGGSVTPCSMLFACLPGFFFGPVCGISSGIAYGLLSFILKPYFYTPLQVLVDYPLAFGALGLSGFFSGRKHGLYLGYLASCLGRFFFAFLSGVIFFAEYAPAGMNPAVYSAGYNGSYIAAEAALTLLLLAIPPVRAAIFRIKSGARS encoded by the coding sequence ATGTCCAAAAATGTAAAGCCACTCGTCTATTCCGCGGTCTGCATCGCGCTTTCCGTCGCAGCAGGAAGCCTGAGTCTCTTCTCCCTGCCGAACGGCGGCTCTGTCACACCGTGCTCCATGCTCTTCGCCTGTCTGCCGGGCTTCTTCTTCGGGCCGGTCTGCGGGATCTCCTCCGGCATCGCCTACGGACTCCTCAGCTTCATCCTGAAGCCCTATTTCTACACGCCGCTGCAGGTGCTGGTGGACTATCCCCTCGCCTTCGGCGCGCTCGGGCTGAGCGGCTTCTTCTCGGGAAGGAAGCACGGGCTGTACCTCGGCTACCTCGCGAGCTGTCTCGGGCGCTTCTTCTTCGCTTTCCTCTCCGGCGTGATCTTCTTCGCAGAATACGCTCCCGCAGGGATGAATCCCGCCGTTTACTCTGCCGGCTACAACGGCAGCTATATCGCTGCGGAGGCGGCACTGACACTGCTGCTCCTCGCTATCCCTCCTGTCCGGGCGGCAATCTTCCGCATCAAGTCCGGCGCACGGAGCTGA